From one Lactiplantibacillus paraplantarum genomic stretch:
- a CDS encoding MucBP domain-containing protein, whose amino-acid sequence MSFLDRLKNMLQALNSTEVVDETTATPRAITAQDTATPAVNQTEALILVHHLDQDGNELQAADMIAGTIGEEIHLPAVNIAGYHLVHIEGLTRWFTTPQASITLTYERQAGQPIWMYAYDIDRRELIGRPTMYRGQLGTPYEVTAPTVAGFKLLRSVGDVTGEYTTTSKTVLFFYRNQNWQQTDLSTGFIQINQLTAVYPYPGATTTNYLTKLQPGSTYKTYMRVRLVTHETWYSIGDDQWIPETHLQLTTGDNLLLKLPAGYRVQNQRPVRQTGVVSFVPGKQVHTYIEPYGRYLTTVSHGDTVNLIERMADDNGVVWYRLQDQGYLPGRYLTKLDPPFA is encoded by the coding sequence GTGTCATTTCTCGATCGGCTCAAAAATATGCTACAAGCCTTAAATAGCACAGAAGTCGTTGACGAAACAACCGCCACGCCACGGGCGATTACCGCTCAAGATACTGCGACTCCCGCTGTTAACCAAACGGAAGCGCTAATTCTTGTCCATCACCTTGACCAAGACGGTAACGAATTACAGGCTGCCGATATGATTGCTGGAACTATCGGTGAAGAAATTCACTTACCAGCTGTTAATATCGCTGGTTATCACCTCGTCCATATTGAAGGACTGACCCGCTGGTTTACAACGCCGCAAGCTAGCATTACGTTAACTTACGAACGTCAAGCCGGCCAACCGATCTGGATGTACGCCTACGATATTGACCGACGCGAGCTGATTGGTCGGCCGACAATGTACCGGGGGCAATTAGGAACCCCTTACGAAGTCACCGCGCCAACTGTTGCTGGCTTTAAACTGCTCCGATCCGTTGGGGACGTCACCGGTGAATACACGACCACCTCAAAGACAGTGCTCTTCTTCTACCGTAATCAAAACTGGCAGCAAACGGACCTTAGTACTGGTTTTATCCAAATCAATCAGTTGACTGCGGTCTACCCTTATCCTGGGGCGACCACGACCAACTATTTGACTAAGCTCCAACCCGGCAGCACTTACAAAACGTACATGCGAGTGCGCCTAGTTACCCATGAAACTTGGTATTCGATTGGTGATGACCAGTGGATTCCGGAGACCCATCTGCAGTTAACCACGGGCGATAATTTATTGCTCAAACTACCAGCCGGCTATCGCGTCCAAAATCAACGCCCAGTGCGGCAGACTGGCGTCGTCAGCTTTGTCCCTGGCAAACAGGTCCATACCTACATTGAACCGTATGGTCGTTACTTAACGACTGTGAGCCATGGCGACACCGTCAATCTTATTGAACGAATGGCTGATGATAATGGGGTTGTCTGGTATCGACTTCAGGACCAAGGTTACTTGCCTGGTCGCTACTTAACTAAATTAGACCCACCCTTTGCTTAA
- a CDS encoding LysR family transcriptional regulator — MNLKQLQYFLAVAEEGQMTAAAKRLHVAQPPLSYQIKQLELELGVTLFNRLPQGVTVTEAGKLLVGYAQQLTQLSATAENKVRALAHGITGTINLGTVSSSAGVIPNPALLKWLAQHPDVQLAITEGNTYELLDDLHKRLLDAAVLRTPFNAQHLVCRYFPAERMAAVIPKRYTQFEKRRQLRLSDLATLPLIKYRRFNELFHVAFLEAAVTPTYIMTCDDARTAMHWASHQVGVALVPRSLAETYDGGDVLIRSLADHRFETRLALTTTTEALATPLVAGLMAQFKQAQPLDKFN; from the coding sequence ATGAACTTGAAACAATTACAATATTTTTTGGCAGTCGCCGAAGAAGGACAAATGACGGCCGCTGCTAAGCGATTACATGTTGCACAGCCACCGTTGAGTTATCAGATCAAGCAACTAGAACTGGAACTGGGGGTCACGCTCTTTAATCGGTTGCCACAAGGTGTGACGGTCACCGAGGCTGGCAAATTATTGGTGGGATATGCCCAACAACTTACCCAACTATCGGCGACGGCAGAAAATAAGGTGCGTGCCTTGGCGCATGGCATTACGGGGACGATTAATCTGGGTACGGTGTCATCGTCGGCAGGAGTGATACCCAATCCAGCATTATTAAAGTGGTTGGCCCAACATCCAGATGTGCAACTAGCCATTACAGAAGGCAATACGTATGAATTGTTAGATGATTTGCATAAGCGGTTACTGGACGCGGCGGTGTTACGAACGCCGTTTAACGCGCAGCATTTAGTCTGTCGTTATTTTCCAGCAGAACGAATGGCGGCGGTTATCCCTAAACGATATACTCAGTTTGAAAAACGGCGGCAATTACGATTAAGTGACCTCGCAACGTTACCATTGATCAAATACCGGCGTTTTAATGAATTATTTCACGTCGCTTTTCTGGAAGCTGCGGTTACGCCAACCTACATTATGACTTGCGATGATGCCCGAACGGCGATGCACTGGGCGAGCCATCAGGTAGGCGTTGCCCTTGTTCCCCGTTCATTAGCAGAGACGTATGACGGTGGTGATGTCTTGATTCGTTCATTGGCCGACCATCGTTTTGAGACGCGGCTTGCCTTGACGACTACGACTGAAGCGTTGGCGACACCGTTAGTAGCGGGCTTGATGGCTCAATTTAAGCAGGCGCAACCGCTAGACAAGTTTAATTAA
- a CDS encoding sulfite exporter TauE/SafE family protein: MIYSLGLMLGVGVIAGIFGAILGIGGGMIVTPILTLGLGLDIKYAIGASIIAVIATSSGSTIAYLRDEMLNLRVAMFLEIATTVGAVLGAVLTGVLNATFLYFLFGALLVFTTYNMIRKLMSKNGELPSVKDDKLATQLNLNGTYYDKALNKQVDYQVENVPGGFSMMFGAGFASGLLGIGSGAFKVLAMDTIMHMPLKPSSATSNLMMGVTAAASAMVYFFNGSIKPGIAAPLAIGIIVGALIGSRIMTRLKPRLIRMIFVPVMLYLGIQMIAKGFGVTI, encoded by the coding sequence ATGATTTATTCGTTAGGGCTGATGCTCGGTGTTGGGGTAATTGCCGGGATTTTTGGGGCCATTTTAGGTATCGGTGGTGGTATGATCGTTACGCCGATTCTGACACTGGGTCTGGGACTAGATATCAAGTATGCGATTGGGGCCAGTATTATTGCCGTGATTGCAACGAGTTCCGGTTCCACGATTGCTTATTTACGTGATGAGATGTTGAACTTACGGGTTGCCATGTTTCTTGAAATTGCGACCACGGTTGGTGCCGTCCTCGGTGCGGTACTGACTGGGGTGCTGAACGCGACTTTCTTATATTTCTTATTTGGTGCGCTACTAGTGTTTACCACGTACAATATGATTCGCAAGTTAATGAGTAAGAACGGTGAATTACCGTCAGTCAAAGACGATAAGTTAGCGACGCAGCTGAATTTGAATGGGACTTATTACGATAAGGCGCTCAACAAGCAAGTTGATTATCAGGTTGAAAACGTGCCGGGTGGCTTTTCCATGATGTTCGGAGCCGGCTTTGCCAGTGGTTTGCTCGGAATCGGGAGTGGTGCTTTCAAGGTACTCGCTATGGATACGATCATGCATATGCCGCTTAAACCATCATCAGCGACTTCTAACCTGATGATGGGTGTTACGGCAGCAGCGAGCGCGATGGTCTACTTCTTTAATGGCTCGATCAAGCCCGGAATCGCGGCACCGTTGGCAATCGGGATTATCGTCGGTGCCTTGATTGGCTCACGGATCATGACGCGACTCAAGCCCCGGTTGATTCGGATGATTTTTGTGCCTGTGATGCTCTATCTGGGGATTCAAATGATTGCTAAGGGATTCGGGGTGACGATCTAA
- a CDS encoding DUF1634 domain-containing protein translates to MDNQKPTKAQEMHAVEMMIGYILRIGVIVSAIVIIIGMLLMLIEGNGGYANGMEPHTVADILAGIVALKPYAVIMLGLFLLILTPTLRVAVSIYAFAVEKDQLYVWITTVVLVILIVASVIGYLGN, encoded by the coding sequence ATGGATAATCAAAAACCAACTAAAGCCCAAGAGATGCATGCCGTTGAAATGATGATTGGTTATATTTTAAGAATTGGTGTCATCGTGTCAGCGATTGTGATCATTATTGGGATGCTTCTGATGTTAATTGAAGGCAATGGCGGCTACGCGAATGGTATGGAACCCCACACGGTTGCTGATATTCTAGCCGGTATTGTGGCGCTTAAACCGTATGCCGTGATTATGTTAGGTCTATTTCTATTGATTTTAACGCCAACATTGCGGGTCGCCGTTTCGATTTACGCTTTTGCAGTAGAAAAAGATCAGCTATATGTTTGGATTACGACGGTCGTTCTGGTTATTTTAATTGTAGCGTCAGTAATTGGCTATTTAGGTAATTAA